In the genome of Triticum urartu cultivar G1812 chromosome 5, Tu2.1, whole genome shotgun sequence, one region contains:
- the LOC125509254 gene encoding cysteine-rich receptor-like protein kinase 43, whose translation MKPRDLLERIRRPFGSRRGSSASARREEEDLEAIAAREQRAFRYEALAAATRNFSEKQKLGQGGFGPVYRGQLADGRDVAVKRLGAGSRQGAREFKNEANLLSRVQHRNVVNLLGYCAHGADEKLLVYEYVPNESLDKILFSAAAAAPPPTSGNKTHSGSSSEGDRPLRAELTWARRLEVVVGVARGLLYLHEDAHTPIIHRDIKASNILLDERWVAKIADFGMARLFPEAGDGHSHVQTRVAGTNGYMAPEYLMHGHLSAKADVFSFGVLVLEILSGRKNSSFIPPPRSSADNLLDYAWKLYKEERSMELLDPSVKSTAAPDQVLMCVRIGLLCVQADPRLRPDMKRVVIILSKKQSTLEEPTRPGAPGSRYRRRAHGLRSSSQYSDGSSSGTTPSTSHASASASASASASNAMTTSSTRTLRSRGLPSHREEQELPNGS comes from the exons ATGAAGCCGCGGGACCTGCTGGAGCGGATCCGGCGGCCGTTCGGCTCCCGCCGCGGGTCGTCGGCGTCGGcgcggcgggaggaggaggacCTGGAGGCCATCGCGGCGCGGGAGCAGCGCGCGTTCCGCTACGAGGCGCTGGCGGCGGCCACGCGCAACTTCTCGGAGAAGCAGAAGCTCGGGCAGGGCGGGTTCGGCCCCGTCTACCGGGGCCAGCTCGCCGACGGCCGGGACGTGGCCGTCAAGCGGCTGGGCGCCGGGTCCAGGCAGGGCGCGCGGGAGTTCAAGAACGAGGCCAACCTGCTGTCCCGCGTCCAGCACCGCAACGTCGTCAACCTGCTCGGCTACTGCGCCCACGGCGCCGACGAGAAGCTCCTCGTCTACGAGTACGTCCCCAACGAGAGCCTCGACAAGATCCtcttctccgccgccgccgccgccccgccgcccacCTCCGGCAACAAAACACACT CCGGCAGCAGCAGCGAGGGCGACAGGCCATTGCGCGCGGAGCTGACGTGGGCGCGGCGGCTGGAGGTGGTGGTGGGCGTGGCGCGGGGGCTGCTGTACCTGCACGAGGACGCGCACACGCCCATCATCCACCGCGACATCAAGGCCAGCAACATCCTCCTCGACGAACGCTGGGTcgccaagatcgccgacttcgGCATGGCCCGCCTCTTCCCGGAGGCCGGCGACGGCCACTCCCACGTCCAGACCCGCGTCGCCGGCACCAACGGCTACATGGCGCCCGAGTACCTCATGCACGGCCACCTCTCCGCCAAGGCCGACGTCTTCAGCTTCGGCGTCCTCGTCCTCGAGATCCTCTCCGGCCGAAAGAACTCCTCCTTCATCCCGCCGCCCCGATCCAGCGCCGACAACCTCCTCGATTAC GCCTGGAAGCTGTACAAGGAGGAGCGGAGCATGGAGCTGCTGGACCCGTCGGTGAAGTCGACGGCCGCGCCGGACCAGGTGCTCATGTGCGTCCGCATCGGGCTGCTGTGCGTGCAGGCGGACCCACGGCTGCGGCCGGACATGAAGCGCGTGGTCATCATCCTCTCCAAGAAGCAGAGCACGCTGGAGGAGCCGACGCGGCCCGGGGCGCCCGGCTCGCGGTACCGGAGGAGGGCGCACGGCCTGCGCAGCTCGTCGCAGTACTCCGACGGCTCGTCGTCGGGCACGACCCCGTCGACGTCGCATGCGTCGGCGTCCGCGTCGGCTTCGGCATCGGCGTCGAACGCAATGACGACATCGAGCACGCGCACATTGCGGAGCCGGGGGctcccgtcgcaccgggaagaGCAGGAGCTGCCCAACGGCAGCTGA